A window of Daphnia pulicaria isolate SC F1-1A chromosome 4, SC_F0-13Bv2, whole genome shotgun sequence genomic DNA:
ataatgtctttttttttccttctttctgaCGAGCAGAGATGCGGACGATTTTTTTGCGACTTTCTTTCCGGAATAGATAGCGTCCATCTGCACATGAAGTACAGATACCCTAAAATGGATCATCCCTTTATTTACGTCTTGGAAGAAGATGCGGATGGAGTAGTCATTCACTATCGGACATCCAGAATTGGCTTTTATCCATACCTTTACGGTAATCGGTTTTTAGTAAGACGTAAGAAAAATAGTGAAAAGTAAGTAGATTAAATGGGATAAAAAAGCTGCAATGAGTGCTATGAATTTGATTCTCCATCCAATTTCGTAATAAAGATCCACCGattcgagggggggggggcaaggttattttggaattttaaaatataatacgATTCGCAAATACTGCTGtagtaaataaacaaaacgagtattgtttcatttttgctttttaaaaaaattccgtgcTGAGCAGTTCTCATAATTCACATCAGGCGGTATACTACGTAACATCCttctcgaaaaaaaagtttcctttatcgtaataattgatttttaacaGGCTTACTGGATCAGGTAGCAACAGATTTTTACGGCATTCGTCTTGTTGCTGGAACATTTTCTCAAAATACCTACGACAACATCGAAATGGGCTACCAGTACCGAATTCGGATCAACTTTGACAATCGTGATTACATGGCCTGCAAAGCGATTGAACACGGTGCCATGGCACTAGAGCGGAAAGCAAACTTCCTCACCTCGACAACGGCCAATGATTACCAGGAACCGTTGCCTCAACTCTCCAGTTCCATTCTGCTGCAACTTTTCCCCTTCTGTCTGATCTTCAGTTCTGACTTAAAGATAATTGCCGTTGGCTGTCAATTAAGGCTAATGTTTTCTCGTCGGATGTTGATCGGACAAATTCTGCCAGACGTTGCAAGATTGCGTCGTCCTAGATTAAACCTCACTTGGGACAACGTAAATATTTACCTACATAATATCTAGTATTTAATTTTACTTGTTCCTCCACTATAAAAGTtggttgtttttaatttagttagtcacactgcaacgcgtcGCATGCGAACTGGAAATGATGCTGGCTAGGAATTCGGAAGAATATCCGCTATCAAAGGTTTGTAAAACTATGCCAGACGAACCGAAGAACGATCAGCCTCGTCGACTTTTGCTTCGCGGAGAGATGCGTCACATGAAAGATTGGCAAGCCATCATGTATCTCTGCAACCCGCtgtaagtttgaaaaaaaaaagaagtggacGGCTGATTATATCGCTGCATTTTTGCACCCTAGAATTGACAACATGGAAGATATGTACGAGCTCGGCCTCTCTATTGGTGATCTCAGTTTGCATGGACATAGTCGTGAATTGGTCATGACGGCACAACAACATAACTCCAGGTAAAACGTAGGTagaaacatatttttaaaaatcacgtTAACTGTGTCGTTTTAAAAGCTTGGAAGATTTGTACGAACGAGCCGAAGAGAGAGCTAAAGAGTTACATAACACTCATGACCTTCTTGACGAGTGGAAGCGAAGAGGGGACGAGCTGCTTTATTCCATGATTCCCGAATCCATCGCCAAAAGTTTGCGGAGAGGCAAAGAACCTGTTGACACTTGTGAAGTAAGGCTTCAAAGTTATCTTGTTAGCTTTGTAAACTTGTACCTTAAAGTTC
This region includes:
- the LOC124336669 gene encoding soluble guanylate cyclase 89Da-like isoform X3, with amino-acid sequence MYGLIFETIGSIIQADYGNDVWLSLLEKVEYQNTTFCTHSIYSEDLAIKMANAAANLIADGSTPQDFLTYFGRCFIRAAGPFKYETLIKRCGRFFCDFLSGIDSVHLHMKYRYPKMDHPFIYVLEEDADGVVIHYRTSRIGFYPYLYGLLDQVATDFYGIRLVAGTFSQNTYDNIEMGYQYRIRINFDNRDYMACKAIEHGAMALERKANFLTSTTANDYQEPLPQLSSSILLQLFPFCLIFSSDLKIIAVGCQLRLMFSRRMLIGQILPDVARLRRPRLNLTWDNLVTLQRVACELEMMLARNSEEYPLSKVCKTMPDEPKNDQPRRLLLRGEMRHMKDWQAIMYLCNPLIDNMEDMYELGLSIGDLSLHGHSRELVMTAQQHNSSLEDLYERAEERAKELHNTHDLLDEWKRRGDELLYSMIPESIAKSLRRGKEPVDTCEAFECITASFVEMTNIDDIMIKSALEAVSCMNAVFSGLDKVIDQHNVYKVETIGKVYMVVGGAPTKNDTHVKDVCMVALGFRDLLNELSANSGMPVEIRIGLHSGPAVAGLLGRKKPRYSFFGDTINTAARMQTTSLPGRIQISSVSYNLLKFFVEFDCKIRGTVIVKVIHQ
- the LOC124336669 gene encoding soluble guanylate cyclase 89Da-like isoform X4; this translates as MANAAANLIADGSTPQDFLTYFGRCFIRAAGPFKYETLIKRCGRFFCDFLSGIDSVHLHMKYRYPKMDHPFIYVLEEDADGVVIHYRTSRIGFYPYLYGLLDQVATDFYGIRLVAGTFSQNTYDNIEMGYQYRIRINFDNRDYMACKAIEHGAMALERKANFLTSTTANDYQEPLPQLSSSILLQLFPFCLIFSSDLKIIAVGCQLRLMFSRRMLIGQILPDVARLRRPRLNLTWDNLVTLQRVACELEMMLARNSEEYPLSKVCKTMPDEPKNDQPRRLLLRGEMRHMKDWQAIMYLCNPLIDNMEDMYELGLSIGDLSLHGHSRELVMTAQQHNSSLEDLYERAEERAKELHNTHDLLDEWKRRGDELLYSMIPESIAKSLRRGKEPVDTCEAFECITASFVEMTNIDDIMIKSALEAVSCMNAVFSGLDKVIDQHNVYKVETIGKVYMVVGGAPTKNDTHVKDVCMVALGFRDLLNELSANSGMPVEIRIGLHSGPAVAGLLGRKKPRYSFFGDTINTAARMQTTSLPGRIQISSVSYNLLKFFVEFDCKIRGTVIVKGKGEMETYWLLRYRSLPR
- the LOC124336669 gene encoding soluble guanylate cyclase 89Da-like isoform X1 codes for the protein MYGLIFETIGSIIQADYGNDVWLSLLEKVEYQNTTFCTHSIYSEDLAIKMANAAANLIADGSTPQDFLTYFGRCFIRAAGPFKYETLIKRCGRFFCDFLSGIDSVHLHMKYRYPKMDHPFIYVLEEDADGVVIHYRTSRIGFYPYLYGLLDQVATDFYGIRLVAGTFSQNTYDNIEMGYQYRIRINFDNRDYMACKAIEHGAMALERKANFLTSTTANDYQEPLPQLSSSILLQLFPFCLIFSSDLKIIAVGCQLRLMFSRRMLIGQILPDVARLRRPRLNLTWDNLVTLQRVACELEMMLARNSEEYPLSKVCKTMPDEPKNDQPRRLLLRGEMRHMKDWQAIMYLCNPLIDNMEDMYELGLSIGDLSLHGHSRELVMTAQQHNSSLEDLYERAEERAKELHNTHDLLDEWKRRGDELLYSMIPESIAKSLRRGKEPVDTCEAFECITASFVEMTNIDDIMIKSALEAVSCMNAVFSGLDKVIDQHNVYKVETIGKVYMVVGGAPTKNDTHVKDVCMVALGFRDLLNELSANSGMPVEIRIGLHSGPAVAGLLGRKKPRYSFFGDTINTAARMQTTSLPGRIQISSVSYNLLKFFVEFDCKIRGTVIVKGKGEMETYWLLRYRSLPR
- the LOC124336669 gene encoding soluble guanylate cyclase 89Da-like isoform X2; amino-acid sequence: MYGLIFETIGSIIQADYGNDVWLSLLEKVEYQNTTFCTHSIYSEDLAIKMANAAANLIADGSTPQDFLTYFGRCFIRAAGPFKYETLIKRCGRFFCDFLSGIDSVHLHMKYRYPKMDHPFIYVLEEDADGVVIHYRTSRIGFYPYLYGLLDQVATDFYGIRLVAGTFSQNTYDNIEMGYQYRIRINFDNRDYMACKAIEHGAMALERKANFLTSTTANDYQEPLPQLSSSILLQLFPFCLIFSSDLKIIAVGCQLRLMFSRRMLIGQILPDVARLRRPRLNLTWDNLVTLQRVACELEMMLARNSEEYPLSKVCKTMPDEPKNDQPRRLLLRGEMRHMKDWQAIMYLCNPLIDNMEDMYELGLSIGDLSLHGHSRELVMTAQQHNSSLEDLYERAEERAKELHNTHDLLDEWKRRGDELLYSMIPESIAKSLRRGKEPVDTCEAFECITASFVEMTNIDDIMIKSALEAVSCMNAVFSGLDKVIDQHNVYKVETIGKVYMVVGGAPTKNDTHVKDVLALGFRDLLNELSANSGMPVEIRIGLHSGPAVAGLLGRKKPRYSFFGDTINTAARMQTTSLPGRIQISSVSYNLLKFFVEFDCKIRGTVIVKGKGEMETYWLLRYRSLPR